The stretch of DNA ATAGGCGTTTGCAACTGTGGTCAGCGTGGTCAGCGCGACGACGTCGCGATCGAAGCGGTTGGCGACCGCGGTCTCTTCCGCGGCTTGCGCGGCGTCGCGGTTTTTGCCCCAGAAGTCCAGCTCGTAACTGGCGCTCAGCGAGGCCGAATAGTTGACCACCTCACGGCCGCCAATGCTCAGGCCGCTGGCGCTCGATCCGGAGGTGCGGGAATAGCTCTCCGAGCCGCTGCCGCTGAGAGTGGGCAACAGCGCCGCTCCGGCGATTCGCGCCTGCGCATCGGCCTGTTTGAACCGCGCGGTGGCGGCGGCAATGTCCAGATTGACGGTCTGCGCCTCCTCCATCAAGCCCGTCAGCTCCCGCGAACGGAAGCCGCGCCACCAGTCGAGCGTCGGCGGCGCGTTGGCAGGCTTCGAAAGCCGGGCTGCCTTGTAACCCTCGGGCACGTCGAGCGCGGGATCGGGAAGGTCCTTGGTCAGGATGCAGCCGGAGGAGCTGGCAACGAGGCCAAGCACCGCAAGCGACCGCGCCAGCCGCCTGCCGCCGGAGACGAGAGCAGGCCAACCTTCCATCGCAGCAGTTGCAGTTCGCTGGGTCACACCCGTTCTCCACCGGGCAAATCCCGGCCCGGCGCATAACGAGCGCTTCTCCTGATGGCCTGCGATACGTTCACGGGGTGATGCTTCCGTTGGGACCTCGGGAATCATACTAGCCTTGGGACTGGGGCGCGGACAGCCCTGCGCGGCGCTGCGCCGAGCGTCGGTTCGGGTGCGCAAAACAGGCAGTAAATCGCTCGCTTTCCCTTGTTTTATAGGGCTTGGAGCGACGTGGGGACGCGGCAGGACCGCCGAAATCTTACCAAGATTTCATGCGATTTTCCTTCCGTTTTCCCCCTGTTCTGACGTCCCGCATCGTCCCGTCCTGCAGCGAATCCCGCGCCTGTGGCCGATTTGAAACCCCGGGAACAGCCCCCCGTATCTGGCAGCGTGCCATGGAGGGCCAAAAATGCGGGTTGCGGTGGTCGGGACGGGAATCAGCGGCAATGCCGCCGCCTGGACCTTGTCGAAACATTATCCGGCGAGCTCAGGCCCGGCGGCCACAGCCACACCGTCAGCATCGACTATGACGGCACTCAGCTTGCGGTCGACATCGGCTTCATCGTCTACAACGAACTGAACTATCCCGACCTGAAGGCGCTGTTCGCCTATCTCGGCGTCGAGACCATCGAAAGCTGCATGAGCTTTGCGGTGACGGCGGACACCGGCCGCTTCGAGTGGAAAGGCGGCGGCAACAACTGGTTCGAGACCGCGCGCGGATTGTTCGCGCAAGCCAGCAACCTGCTGTCGCCCTCCTATCTCTGGATGCTGCGCGACATCATCACCTTCAACCAGCAGAGCCTATTTCTGCTATCGCGCTGATGGCGAACTGGCGCTGCTGATTTACGAAGTGCGCAACACTTTTGGCGACATCCATCCTTACGTCCTGCCGGTGACACCAGGCGAAATCAGCGACGCCGGCGTGCGGCAGCAGCACGACAAACTGTTCTACGTCTCGCCCTTAATCGGGATGGCGATGCGCTACCATTTTCGCGTGCTGCCGCCGGGCGAGCGCGTGCAGTTGCGAATTCTGGAAACCGGCCGCGACGGTCCCGTCCTCGCTGCAACTTTCAATGGTCGTTGTCGCGCGCTCAACACCAAGGAGTTGCTGCGCGCGTTTTTCGCCCTCCCGCTGGTAACGATGAAGATCATGGCGGCGATCCACTGGGAGGCGCTGCGGCTCTGGCTGAAGGGTGCGCGGCTGGTGCCGCGGAAGGACGCGGCCCTCAATACCGGCTTGGCGAGCGGGAAAAGCAACGATTATACTTCGCCGACGTTGTCCACCCCGTGCCAAGGATTGAAGCAGGGTCGATCGACCATGCGAGGCCGGGTAAACCGCCATTCGATGGATCGCCCATGTCCGAGTTGATTTCGGTCACATCGGAAACCGTAGACGCGACGTTTCCGGAATTGCCGCGCCTGGTCCGGCTGGCGCTGGGCTTTGGTTCAAAGCTGCAACACGGCACGCTCGACGTAACGCTGGCCGATGGCCGCATGGTCCGGCTCGGCGGCAACGGTCCCGGACCCGCCGCGGCCATGACAATCTATGATTACGGCTTCGCCTCGCGGCTGCTGCGCGGCGGCGACATCGGTATCGCAGAAGCCTATTTGCGCGGCGAATGGGACACGCCCGACCTCACGCAATTCCTCTATCTGTTCTGCGTCAATCAGGACTGGATGCAGACCATGCTGGTCGGCAACCCGCTGACACGCGCTTTCCAGGCCGTCAGGCATTGGCTCAACCGCAATACGAAGCGGCAGGCCCGCCGCAACATCTATGCGCATTACGACATCGGCAACGCCTTCTATTCGGCGTGGCTCGATCCCAGCATGACCTATTCGTCGGCCCTGTTCGAGGACGATACCCCCGACTTAACCGCAGCCCAGCACAACAAATACCGCCGGCTGGCCGAGGCTATCGATCTGCGGCCCGGTCAGAAGCTTTTGGAGATCGGCTGCGGATGGGGCGGCTTTGCCGAATACGCAGCCAAGACGTTCGGCGCCAAAGTCGTCGGGCTCACCATCAGCAAGGAGCAGCGCGATTTCGCGCAGGCGCGCATTCAAAACGCCGGGCTCAGTGACAAGGTCGAGATCAAGCTGCAGGATTATCGCGACGAGCGCGATCGCTATGACCGCATCGCCTCGATCGAGATGATCGAGGCGGTCGGCGAGCAATTCTGGCCGAAATATTTTTCACAGTTGCGCGACCGCCTGCTGCCCGGTGGGCTGGCCGGCATCCAGGCGATCACGATCCAGGACAGCCTGTTCCAGACCTATCGCCGCGAAGTCGATTTCATCCAGCGCTACGTGTTTCCGGGCGGCATGCTGCCCTCGCCGCAGATCCTGAAAACGCTCGGCGAGCGCTTCGGCGTTCCCGTCATCCGCGAGCGCATTTTCGGGCAAGATTATGCCAGGACGCTTGCGATCTGGCGAAGCAATTTCCGCGCGGCCTGGCCCAACCTGACACCGTCAGGCTTCGACGACCGTTTCCGGCGGCTTTGGGAATACTATCTCGCTTATTGCGAGGCGGGGTTCCTGTCCGGAAATATCGACGTGCGTCAGGTGGTGTTTGCGAAATCGAGCTAACCGCCCTGCCCCAACGCTGGCTTGTATGCCCTGCGGCGGTCCTTTAGGGTCGCCCAACGATTGGGCAAACAACCGGCAATTTCAAAACATGGCCTTCAACAAAGACGTCATCGAAGCGATCGGCAACACGCCCCTCATCAAGCTCAACCGCGCTTCCGAGCTGACCGGCTGCACCATTCTCGGCAAGGCCGAATTCATGAACCCCGGCCAGTCGGTCAAGGACCGCGCGGGCAAATGGATGATCCTGGAGGCCGAGAAACGTGGCGACCTCAAGCCCGGCGGGCTGGTGGTGGAATCGACCGCGGGCAATACCGGTATCGGTCTCGCCGTCGTCGCCAACGCGCGCGGTTACCGGACCTTGATCCTGATCCCGGAAACGCAGAGCAAGGAAAAGAAGGACATGCTGCGGCTGTGCGGCGCCGAGCTGATCGAAGTACCGGCGCTGCCCTATTCCAATCCGAACAACTATCAGCATGTCGGGCGGCGGCTGGCCGCCCAGCTTCGCAAGACCGAGCCGAACGGCGTCTTGTTCGCCGACCAGTGGAACAATCTCGACAATGCCAAGGCGCATTACGAGTCCACTGGACCGGAGATCTGGGAGCAGACCGGCGGCAAGATCGACGGCTTCATCTGCTCGGTCGGCACCGGCGGCACCCTGGCCGGCGCCAGCCGCTATCTAAAGGAAAAGCACCCGGGTATCGTCAACGCCTGCGCCGATCCGCACGGCTTTGCGATGTACGAGCTGTTCAAGCACGGCACCGCCAAATCGACGCCGGGCGACTCGATCACCGAAGGCATCGGGCTCGGCCGCGTCACCCCGATCATCGAGACCGCTGTTGTCGACGACGCTTTCCTGATTTCGGACGAGGAAGCCGTAACGGTGATCTACGAATTGCTCGAGCACGAAGGCCTGTGCCTCGGCGGCTCGACCGGCATCAACGTGGCCGGCGCGATCCGGCTTGCGAAGCAGCTCGGGCCCGGCAAAACCATCGTCACCATCCTCGCCGACTCCGGCAACCGCTATCAGTCAAAGCTGTTCAATCCGGAATTCATGCGCTCGAAGAACCTGCCGGTGCCGGCATGGCTGGAAAAGCGCACCCAGATCGACGTGCCGTTCGAGAAGGTTTAGGAGGCGAATTGCGAGTAGCGAATGGAAATCCCCTATTCGCTATTCGCCACTCACCATTCGCCCACTGCCCTAATGCCGCAAAATCTGGCTCAGGAACAGCTTGGTCCGCGCGTGCTGCGGGTTGGCGAAGAATTCCTGCGGCGTGTTTGACTCGATCACCTGCCCCGCGTCCATGAACACGACGCGGTTGGCAACTTCGCGGGCAAATCCCATTTCGTGGGTGACGACCAGCATGGTCATGCCTTCCCTGGCGAGATCGACCATGGTGTCGAGCACTTCCTTGACCATTTCGGGATCGAGCGCCGAGGTCGGCTCGTCGAACAGCATCACCTTCGGGTTCATGGTCAGCGCGCGAGCGATCGCGACGCGCTGCTGCTGACCGCCCGACATCTGGCCCGGATATTTGTTGGCCTGATGCGGGATCTTGACCCGCTCCAAAAATTTCATCGCGGTCGCTTCGGCATCCTTTTTCGGAATGTTGCGCACCCAGATCGGCGCCAGCGTGCAGTTCTCCAGCACGGTCAGATGCGGAAACAGGTTAAAACTCTGGAACACCATGCCGACCTCGCGCCGGACTTCGTCCACGCGCCGCAGGTTCGGACCCAATTCGATGCCCTCGACGACGATCTGACCTTCCTGGAATTCCTCCAGCGCGTTGATGCAGCGGATCAGGGTCGACTTGCCCGAGCCCGAAGGACCGCAGATCACGATGCGCTCACCCTTGGAGACATCGAGGTTGATGTCGCGCAGGACGTGAAACTCGCCGTACCATTTATTGAGGCCCTGTATGCCAACGATCGAGTCTGTGCTCATGGTCCCACACTCAGTTGCGGCGATGCGCGTTCAGCCTGTTCTCGACGAACAGGGAGTAACGCGACATGCCAAAGCAGAAGACGAAATAGATGATCCCGGTGAACGCAAAACCGGTGAACAACGTGGTCGGCGTCGACCAGTTTGGATCGGAAAACGACGCGCGCAACGATCCCAACAGATCGAACAGCGCGACGATCGAAACCAGCGAGGTGTCCTTGAACAGGCTGATGAAGCTGTTGACGAGGTTGGGGATGACGTGGCGCAACGCCTGCGGCATCACGACCAGCGCCGTGGTCTTGCCCCAGGACAGGCCGAGCGCGCTCGCCGCCTCACCCTGCCCGCGCGGGATCGCTTGCAGGCCGCCGCGGATGTTTTCGGCCTGGTAGGCGCCGGTAAACAGCGCGATCCCGATCAGGGCGCGCACCAATCCGTCGATGGTGAAACCGGTCGGGACGAACAGCGGCAACATATAGGTTGCGAAGAACAGCACCGTGATCAGCGGAACTCCGCGCCAGAACTCGATGAAGGAGATCGAGAAAATCCGGATCAGCGGAATCGACGAACGCCGCCCGAGCGCGAGCGCAATGCCGACCGGCATCGACGCGACGATGCCGGTAACCGACACCACGAGCGTTACCAGCAGGCCGCCCCACAGCCGCGTGTCGACGACAGGCAATCCGCCCCGGTCGAGCCCCATCACCGCGATGACGATGCCGATACCGGCGAAAATCGCAAGACAATTGACCAGCAGACGTAAACCGTCGCGTTTGCCGGCGCCCAACCAGAACACCAAAGCGGAAGCGATAATGGTGGTAAGCACAAAATCCGCCCACACCGGACGGCCAAAGGCCTGGATCTGGTCGCGCAGCCAGGTCAGCGGCAGCAGTACCCATCCAATCAGCGTGCTCACCAGCACGATCAGTTTTCCGAGCAGCCACAGCAACGGCCCGATCACAGCCGTCGTCTCGCCCGCGGCCGCGAGCTTGCGCCCGCCGTCGCCAATGCTGTCGTTGAAGCCCGACAGAATGCCGGCTGTCCAGCTCACGCCAAGCCCGCCCAGCCCGCCGCCATGCAGCAGGAAGAAGGCTATGACGGGCAATGCGCCAAAGAAAAGCCCGGCATTGAGGCCCTTGGCCGGCAGCCGCGGAATCAGCAGCGGCAGCAGCAGGATAGCCGCAAGAATGAAGGTCAGGTCAACCCGCCACCGTTCCTGTTCCGGATAGAATCCGTAAATGAACTGCGAGAACTTCGCTTGAATGAACGGCCAGCAGGCGCCGACCACATGCCCGGCATTTTCAGCGAGACAGGCGGTGCGATCCTTGCCGGTCCAGACGGCATCCACCAGCAGGAACCGCAGCGAGGGCACGAAGATGAACCAGAGCAGCAGCGCGCTGACGATCGTGATCAGGATGTTGGTCGGCGAATTGAACAGGCGCGTGCGCAGGAAGCCGACAAAGCCCGTAGTCTTCACCGGTGCTGGGCGTTCGGCGACGAGGTCCTGGCGGACAAAGCCGGATGGTGTGGTGCCGCTCATCAGCCCATACTCCGGCTGATACGCCAACTGTAGAAACTCATGATCGCGCTCGTCACCAGCGAAATCAGCAGATAGACGCCCATGGTAATGCCGATGATCTCGATCGCCTGCCCGGTCTGGCTCAGCGTCGTGCCTGCGAACACCGACACCAGGTCGGGATAACCGATCCCAACCGCCAGCGAAGAGTTTTTGGTCAGGTTGAGATACTGGTTGGTCAGCGGCGGCAGGATCACGCGCAGCGCCTGCGGGATCACGATCAGCCGCAGCACCGAACCGCGCTGCAGGCCGAGCGAGGAGCCGGCTTCCATCTGCCCCTTATGCACGGACAGAATGCCGGCCCGCACGATCTCGGCGATAAAGGCCGCCGTGTAGGTGGATAGCGCCAGCGTCAGCGCGACGAATTCAGGAATGACCCGCGAGCCGCCGGCGAAGTTGAAGCCTTTGAGTACCGGCACTTCAAACGTGACGGGTAGACCAAAGATCAGCGCGCTGGCCAGCGGCAGGCCGACGATCATGCCGAGCGCATAGGGCCAGACCTTGATCACCTTGCCGCTCTGGAATAGTTGCCGGCGGGAGTAACGCCACAGCACAATCGCCGCCACGATCGCCAACAACAGCGCAACCACAAACGGCTCGAACCCGGGCGTGCCGATCGGCTTCGGAATCACCAGACCGCGGTTACTCAGGAAGAAACTGTCAAAAACCGAGATGCTCTGCCGCGGATTGGGCAATGCGGCGAGCACGGCGAGATACCAGAACAGGATCTGGAACAAGAGCGGCAGGTTGCGGATCAGTTCGACGTAGCCGCCCGAAATCCGCGACAGCAGCCAGTTCGGCGACAGCCGGCCAAGGGCGACAAGGAATCCGATCAGCGTCGCAAAGAAGATGCCGATGACCGAGACCAGCAGCGTGTTGAGCAAGCCGACCAGAAAGACGCGCGTGTAGGGATCGGATCCCGAATACGGGATCAGGCTCTGGCTGACGTCAAAGCCCGCATTGTTGGCAAGGAAGCCGAAGCCCGCGGTGATCCGCTGCGCCTGCAGATTGGCGCGGGCATTGGCGACGATCTCGTAGGCAATCCAGGACAGCGCCGCGACGAACAGGATCTGGACGACAAAGCCGCTCCAGCCTGCACTTCCACCGAGCAGCCGCTGCAGTTTGGCAACAAACTGCGACGGTGGTTTTCGGGGTTCGATGGCCATCGCAGCCGCCCTCGTGCCGGCGATCAGCGGATCGGCGGCGCGTACTGGATACCGCCCTTGTTCCACAGCGCGTTGAGGCCCCGGGCAATTCCGAGCTTGGAGCCGGAGCCGACGTTGCGGTCGAAGGCCTCGCCGTAATTGCCGACGGCCTTCACGATCCGCGACACCCAATCCTTGGTCAGGCCGAGCTGTTCACCGAGATTGCCGTCGGTCCCGAACACCCGTTTCATCTCCGGTTTGTCCGATTTGGCCATCTCATCGACGTTCTTCTGGGTAACGCCGAGTTCTTCGGCGGTGACCATTGCGAACAGCGTCCACTTCACGATGTCAAACCACTGGTCGTCGCCATGGCGCACCATCGGGCCCAGCGGCTCCTTCGAAATGACTTCCGGAAGCACGACGTGATCGGCCGGGTTGGCAAGCTTCAAACGGTCGGCATAGAGGCCGGACACGTCGGTGGTGAAGACGTCGCAGCGTCCGGACTCGTAAGCCTTGACGGCTTCGTCGTTGGTACCGAACGCGATCACCTCGTACTTCATGTTGTTGCCTTTGAAGTAGTCGGCGAGGTTCTGCTCGGTCGTGGTGCCGGTCTGCACGCAAACGGACGCGCTGTTCAGTTCCAACGCCGAATTCACCTTGAGCGACTTCTTCACCATAAAGCCCTGACCGTCATAATAGGTGACGCCGGTGAAGTTGGCGCCCAGCGACGTATCGCGCGACAGCGTCCAGGTGGTGTTGCGGGACAGCACGTCGATTTCGCCGGATTGCAGCGCCGTGAAGCGGTCCTTGGCCGACAGCGGCACGAACTTGATCTTGGAGGCGTCGTTGAAAATGGCCGCCGCGATCGCCCGGCAAACATCGACGTCGAGCCCGGTCCAGTTACCCTTGTCGTCCGGAGACGAGAAACCCGGCAGGCCCTGGCCGACGCCGCAGGACAACATGCCCCGGTCCTTGACCGCCTTGAGGGTTTGCGCCGAGGCGGCCTGGGCCGAGAGACCGGCGGCCAGGGCAAGGGTAACAACCAGAGATACGCGTTTCATGAGCAAGGCCTTTCAAGGGGATCGTCGGGGACCGTTTTTTAGGCAACGCCTCACGTTGTGGGCCAACCTGCTGATCCCCCGCTGAAAAGCGTCATCCTGACCGTGCATTTGACGTGCCATTCCGGTCAGGCCATGGATCTGATATCGCGGCAGGCCCCTCAACTTGCAGCGACTGTTAGTTGGCGCGTATCTCAGAACGACTGGCGTGCCGGGTCAAGGGGTTGACTGCCGTCTTGTGTGTCTTGTTATTAACGGACCCGGCCTCGCCCCGCCTCCCGGCGGTGTTTTCGCGATCAAGTTGTGGCTGCGGCATAACGTCTTGGATAATGCAAACGCATGAGCTTTTCGAACGACGGCCCGTCCAACCCGCAAAAAGCCGAAACCCGACTGGTCACCGCCGGCCGCGACACCAAGGGACAACGGGGGTTCGTCAACCCGGCGGTCTTCCACGGTTCGACCGTGCTCTATCCAACTGCCGAGGACCTGCACGCCCACCGCGCCGAATTCTCCTACGGGCGTCACGGCTCTCCGACCACGCGCGCGCTGCAGGACGTGCTGATGTCGCTGGAAGGCCCTCAATGCGCCGGCGTCGGGCTGACGCCGTCGGGACTCGCCGCCATCACCACCACCCTGCTCTCGGTGCTGAAGGCCGGCGACCATCTGCTGGTGACCGACAACGTCTACCGCCCCTCGCGCAATTTCTGCAACGGCATGCTGGCCCGCTACGGCGTCGAGGTCGGCTATTTCGATCCGCTGGTCGGCGCTGGAATTGAAAAGCTGTTCAAGCCCAACACCAGGGCGGTGCTGGTCGAGGCGCCCGGCTCGCAGTCGTTTGAAATGAGCGACATTCCCGCCATTGCCGAAGTCGCGCATGCAAAGGGTGCGCTCGTCATCGACGACAACACCTGGGCGACGCCGTTGTTTCACCGCTCGCTCGACCAGGGCGTCGACATCAGCATGCAGGCCGCCACCAAATATATCGGCGGCCATTCCGACATCATGTTCGGCACGATTTCGGCGAACGCCAAGGCGTGGCCGCTGATTGCCGAGGGCATCCGCCTGCTCGGCGTCTGCGCCGGGCCCGACGACGTGTTCCTGGCGCTGCGCGGCACCCGCACGCTTTCGGTGCGGCTCGCGCAGCATTATCGCGCGGGCCTCGAAATGGCGCGCTGGCTCGCCGACCGTGCCGAAGTGCTGCAGGTCTTGCATCCGGCGCTCGAAAGCCACCCGGGTCATGCGATCTGGAAGCGCGACTTCACCGGCGCCTCCGGCCTGTTCAGCATCGTGTTGAAGCCGGTGCCGCAGAAGGCGGTCGACGCCCTGCTCGATACCGTGAAGCTGTTCGGCATGGGCTTTTCGTGGGGCGGCTTCGAAAGCCTCATCATTCCGTTCGACTGCAATGAATATCGCACCGCGACCAAATGGTCCCCCGGCGGGCCGACGCTGCGGCTCCACATCGGCCTGGAGAATGTCGACGACCTCAAGGCCGATCTCGAGCGTGGTTTTGCGGCGCTGAACGCCGCCGCTTAAGCGGGCACCTCACGCGGCCCGATTTCCGGCCCTGGCCGCGCCCGCCATCTCCGCCGCGAGCAACAAAGCCGCCCGGCTGGCGCCAATCGAGGCGACGCCCTGGCCTGCGATGTCATAGGCCGTGCCATGCGCCGGCGTGCAGATCGGAAACGGGAAGCCGCCCAGGATCGTCACCCCGCGATCGAAGCCCATCAGCTTCATCGCGATCTGGCCCTGGTCGTGGTACATCGTCAGCACCGCATCAAAGGCGCCGTTCTTGGCGCGCAGGAAAACCGTGTCGGCCGGAAACGGCCCTTCCACGGCTATTCCTTCGGCCCGGCCGGCCATCACGGCGGGTTCGATCACATCGATCTCCTCGCGGCCGAAATTGCCGCCGTCGCCGGCATGCGGGTTGAGCCCGGCCACCGCGATGCGGGGCTCGGCAAAGCCGGCCCGCCGCATGCAGGCATCAGTCAGTTTCAGCGCGCGATGGATGCGTTCGACGGAGAGCCGTGAGGCCACGTCCCTGAGCGCGATGTGCGAGGTGACGCGGGCATTCCAGAGCCTGTCGAGCACGTTGAATTCGCTGGCCGGCGTTTTCAGGCCGGCGATCTCGGCGGAGAACGCAATCTCGTCGTCATACTCCGCACGCGCGAGCCGCATCGCCTTCTTGTTGAACGGCGTGAAGCAGACCGCATCCGCCTGCCCATCGCGCGCCAGCGTGAGCGCGCGACGATAGTTCTCCAGCGCGAACGCGCCGCCGGCCCGGCTGGCGACACCACGGTCGATGGTCGCGGGATCGAGATGGCCAAGATCGATAAAGGCGGCGTCCCCGGCGATGGATCGAGGGTCCGCCGCCGGCGCCACATTCGGCAGGTCCACCTTGACACCGGCCACACGCGCGCCTTCGTCAAAAACGCGGCGGTCCCCGATCACGATCAGGCGTGCGCGGGAGCGGATTTCGTCGAGGCAGGTGAGCTTCGCGGTCAGCTCCGGGCTGATGCCGGCGGGGTCTCCCATTGCCAGCGCAATCAGCGGCTTGCCGAGGCTGTGCACGTTCATATGATCCTCACCTTTTCATGAGCGGCTTCGTCCGGCTTTCGCAGCAGGCGCGCGATCTGCAGGGCGAGCGGAAGCGCCAACAACGCCACCCCGGCCAGGACGAGGGTTGTTACCAGCGGGTTCGCAAAGAATATCCCGAGCGATCCCTTCGACATCAGCATGGCCTGCCGAAAGGCGTCCTCGGCCTTGTCGCCGATCACGATCGCAAGCACCAACGGGGCCAGCGGATAGTGCAGCTTCTTGAACAGATAGCCGACGACACCGAAGCCGAGCATCAAGACGACGTCGAGATAGGAATTCGAGACCGAATAGGCGCCGACGACGCAGATGATGACGATCAGGGGTGCGATGACGGCGAAGGGAATGCGCATCAGGGCGGCAAACACCGGAACGGTGAGCAGCACGAGCGCAACCGCAACGATGTTGCCGACATACATCGAGGCGATCAGCCCCCAGACGAAATCCTTCTGATCGACGAACAGCATCGGTCCGGGGTTCAATCCCCAGATCATCAGCCCGCCCATCATGACGGCGGCCGTCGCCGAGCCGGGAATGCCGAGCGAGAGCATCGGCAATAGCGCGCTGGTGCCCGCGGCATGATCAGCGGTCTCCGGCGCGATGATGCCCTCGGCCTCGCCGCTGCCGAAACGCGCGCCATGGCGCGAGAAGCGCTTGGCGATGCCATAGCTCATGAAGGAAGCGGCGGTCGGACCGCCCGGCGTAATGCCCATCCAGCAGCCAATGGCGGCACTGCGCAGCAGCGCAACGCCGTGGTGCGGCAAACGGGCCAGCGCTCGGAACACTTCCTTCCAATCGACCCTCGACGATACCGCGCGGGCCTGGAACTCCTCCTCCACCGCAATCAGCAATTCGC from Bradyrhizobium sp. AZCC 1693 encodes:
- a CDS encoding amino acid ABC transporter ATP-binding protein codes for the protein MSTDSIVGIQGLNKWYGEFHVLRDINLDVSKGERIVICGPSGSGKSTLIRCINALEEFQEGQIVVEGIELGPNLRRVDEVRREVGMVFQSFNLFPHLTVLENCTLAPIWVRNIPKKDAEATAMKFLERVKIPHQANKYPGQMSGGQQQRVAIARALTMNPKVMLFDEPTSALDPEMVKEVLDTMVDLAREGMTMLVVTHEMGFAREVANRVVFMDAGQVIESNTPQEFFANPQHARTKLFLSQILRH
- a CDS encoding amino acid ABC transporter substrate-binding protein, with protein sequence MKRVSLVVTLALAAGLSAQAASAQTLKAVKDRGMLSCGVGQGLPGFSSPDDKGNWTGLDVDVCRAIAAAIFNDASKIKFVPLSAKDRFTALQSGEIDVLSRNTTWTLSRDTSLGANFTGVTYYDGQGFMVKKSLKVNSALELNSASVCVQTGTTTEQNLADYFKGNNMKYEVIAFGTNDEAVKAYESGRCDVFTTDVSGLYADRLKLANPADHVVLPEVISKEPLGPMVRHGDDQWFDIVKWTLFAMVTAEELGVTQKNVDEMAKSDKPEMKRVFGTDGNLGEQLGLTKDWVSRIVKAVGNYGEAFDRNVGSGSKLGIARGLNALWNKGGIQYAPPIR
- a CDS encoding 4-hydroxythreonine-4-phosphate dehydrogenase PdxA gives rise to the protein MNVHSLGKPLIALAMGDPAGISPELTAKLTCLDEIRSRARLIVIGDRRVFDEGARVAGVKVDLPNVAPAADPRSIAGDAAFIDLGHLDPATIDRGVASRAGGAFALENYRRALTLARDGQADAVCFTPFNKKAMRLARAEYDDEIAFSAEIAGLKTPASEFNVLDRLWNARVTSHIALRDVASRLSVERIHRALKLTDACMRRAGFAEPRIAVAGLNPHAGDGGNFGREEIDVIEPAVMAGRAEGIAVEGPFPADTVFLRAKNGAFDAVLTMYHDQGQIAMKLMGFDRGVTILGGFPFPICTPAHGTAYDIAGQGVASIGASRAALLLAAEMAGAARAGNRAA
- a CDS encoding amino acid ABC transporter permease; its protein translation is MSGTTPSGFVRQDLVAERPAPVKTTGFVGFLRTRLFNSPTNILITIVSALLLWFIFVPSLRFLLVDAVWTGKDRTACLAENAGHVVGACWPFIQAKFSQFIYGFYPEQERWRVDLTFILAAILLLPLLIPRLPAKGLNAGLFFGALPVIAFFLLHGGGLGGLGVSWTAGILSGFNDSIGDGGRKLAAAGETTAVIGPLLWLLGKLIVLVSTLIGWVLLPLTWLRDQIQAFGRPVWADFVLTTIIASALVFWLGAGKRDGLRLLVNCLAIFAGIGIVIAVMGLDRGGLPVVDTRLWGGLLVTLVVSVTGIVASMPVGIALALGRRSSIPLIRIFSISFIEFWRGVPLITVLFFATYMLPLFVPTGFTIDGLVRALIGIALFTGAYQAENIRGGLQAIPRGQGEAASALGLSWGKTTALVVMPQALRHVIPNLVNSFISLFKDTSLVSIVALFDLLGSLRASFSDPNWSTPTTLFTGFAFTGIIYFVFCFGMSRYSLFVENRLNAHRRN
- a CDS encoding cyclopropane-fatty-acyl-phospholipid synthase family protein — its product is MSELISVTSETVDATFPELPRLVRLALGFGSKLQHGTLDVTLADGRMVRLGGNGPGPAAAMTIYDYGFASRLLRGGDIGIAEAYLRGEWDTPDLTQFLYLFCVNQDWMQTMLVGNPLTRAFQAVRHWLNRNTKRQARRNIYAHYDIGNAFYSAWLDPSMTYSSALFEDDTPDLTAAQHNKYRRLAEAIDLRPGQKLLEIGCGWGGFAEYAAKTFGAKVVGLTISKEQRDFAQARIQNAGLSDKVEIKLQDYRDERDRYDRIASIEMIEAVGEQFWPKYFSQLRDRLLPGGLAGIQAITIQDSLFQTYRREVDFIQRYVFPGGMLPSPQILKTLGERFGVPVIRERIFGQDYARTLAIWRSNFRAAWPNLTPSGFDDRFRRLWEYYLAYCEAGFLSGNIDVRQVVFAKSS
- a CDS encoding cysteine synthase A, with translation MAFNKDVIEAIGNTPLIKLNRASELTGCTILGKAEFMNPGQSVKDRAGKWMILEAEKRGDLKPGGLVVESTAGNTGIGLAVVANARGYRTLILIPETQSKEKKDMLRLCGAELIEVPALPYSNPNNYQHVGRRLAAQLRKTEPNGVLFADQWNNLDNAKAHYESTGPEIWEQTGGKIDGFICSVGTGGTLAGASRYLKEKHPGIVNACADPHGFAMYELFKHGTAKSTPGDSITEGIGLGRVTPIIETAVVDDAFLISDEEAVTVIYELLEHEGLCLGGSTGINVAGAIRLAKQLGPGKTIVTILADSGNRYQSKLFNPEFMRSKNLPVPAWLEKRTQIDVPFEKV
- a CDS encoding amino acid ABC transporter permease, translating into MAIEPRKPPSQFVAKLQRLLGGSAGWSGFVVQILFVAALSWIAYEIVANARANLQAQRITAGFGFLANNAGFDVSQSLIPYSGSDPYTRVFLVGLLNTLLVSVIGIFFATLIGFLVALGRLSPNWLLSRISGGYVELIRNLPLLFQILFWYLAVLAALPNPRQSISVFDSFFLSNRGLVIPKPIGTPGFEPFVVALLLAIVAAIVLWRYSRRQLFQSGKVIKVWPYALGMIVGLPLASALIFGLPVTFEVPVLKGFNFAGGSRVIPEFVALTLALSTYTAAFIAEIVRAGILSVHKGQMEAGSSLGLQRGSVLRLIVIPQALRVILPPLTNQYLNLTKNSSLAVGIGYPDLVSVFAGTTLSQTGQAIEIIGITMGVYLLISLVTSAIMSFYSWRISRSMG
- the metC gene encoding cystathionine beta-lyase; the encoded protein is MSFSNDGPSNPQKAETRLVTAGRDTKGQRGFVNPAVFHGSTVLYPTAEDLHAHRAEFSYGRHGSPTTRALQDVLMSLEGPQCAGVGLTPSGLAAITTTLLSVLKAGDHLLVTDNVYRPSRNFCNGMLARYGVEVGYFDPLVGAGIEKLFKPNTRAVLVEAPGSQSFEMSDIPAIAEVAHAKGALVIDDNTWATPLFHRSLDQGVDISMQAATKYIGGHSDIMFGTISANAKAWPLIAEGIRLLGVCAGPDDVFLALRGTRTLSVRLAQHYRAGLEMARWLADRAEVLQVLHPALESHPGHAIWKRDFTGASGLFSIVLKPVPQKAVDALLDTVKLFGMGFSWGGFESLIIPFDCNEYRTATKWSPGGPTLRLHIGLENVDDLKADLERGFAALNAAA